The following is a genomic window from Verrucosispora sp. WMMD573.
CGACCTGGTCATCGCCGCAGAGTGGCACGACACCACCGGCTGGGCGATGGCGTTCCTGCTGCTGCGCAGCTTCTCCTCCGGCTGCGCCGCGCTGACCGGCGTGGAAGCGATCTCCAACGGCGTGCCGGCGTTCAAGGCGCCGAAGAGCCGCAACGCCGCCACCACGCTGCTGATGCTGGGCCTGGTCGCGGTGACCATGCTGGTCGGCATCGTCTGGCTGGCCCGGCTCACCGGGCTGCAGTTCGTCGAGAACCCGGCCCTGCAGGTCGTTTCCGGACCCGAGGGGTACGTGCAGAAAACGGTCACCGCGCAACTCGGTGAGACGATCTTCGGGCCGGGCTCGGTGCTGCTGTTCCTGGTCGTCGGGGTGACCGCCACGATCCTGTTCGTCGCCGCCAACACGGCCTTCACCGGCTTCCCGGTGCTCGGCTCGATCCTCGCCCAGGACCGCTACCTGCCCCGGCAACTGCACACCCGGGGCGACCGGCTCGCCTTCTCCAACGGGATCCTCTTCCTGGCCGGTTTCGCGATCCTGTTGATCATCGGCTTCCAGGCCGAGGTGACCAAGCTCATCCAGCTCTACATCGTGGGCGTCTTCGTCTCGTTCACCCTCTCCCAGGCCGGGATGATCCGGCACTGGAACCGGCTGCTGCGCAACGAGCGCGACCCGCAGGTGCGCAGCCGAATGCTCCGGTCCCGGGCGATCAACACCTTCGGCATGGCGATGACCGGCGCGGTGCTGGTGATCGTGTTGATCACCAAGTTCCTGCTCGGCGCCTGGATCGCCATCGTCGCGATGGGCCTGATCTACGTACTGATGCTGGCCATCCGCCGGCACTACAACCGGGTGGCGGTCGAACTGGCCCCGGACGACGGACGGCCGGTACTGCCGGCCCGCAACCACGCGATCGTGCTGGTCAGCAAGTTGCACCAGCCCACCCTGCGGGCGGTGGCGTACGCGCAGGCCACCCGGCCGGACACCCTCACCGCGGTGACCGTCAACGTAGACGACCACGACACCCGCCAGTTGCAGGCCGACTGGGACCGGCGGGAGGTGCCGATCCCACTGACCGTGATCGACTCGCCGTATCGGGAGATCACCCGCCCGATCCTGAACTACGTGGCCGGGGTACGCCGGGAGTCGCCGCGCGACGTGGTCACCGTCTTCATCCCCGAGTACGTCGTGGGTCGCTGGTGGGAGAACCTGTTGCACAACCAGAGCGCGCTGCGGCTCAAGGGCCGGCTGCTGTTCGAGCCCGGGGTGATGGTGACCAGCGTGCCGTGGCAGCTCGCCTCGACGGCCGGCAAGGACCTGGACCGGATGGACGCCACGCTCGGCCGTGGGCCGGTCCGTGGTCCCCGGGCGGCGCGCGGTGCCACCCTGCCCCCGTCTGCTCCGCCGCCGGGCCCGGAACGCGAACCGTCGGACGGGGAACCCCGGTGAGCGAGCGGGTCGTCGGGCTCGGCGTGACGAGCGGGTTGGAGGAGGCCGAGCGGGTCGAACTGACCGTGGCGGCGGTCGCCCCCGGTGGACACTGCGTGGCCCGGGTGGACGGCCAGGTGGTCTTCGTCCGGCACGCCCTGCCGGGCGAGCGGGTGTTGGCAGAGGTGACCGAGGTGCACCGCGGTTTCGTCCGGGCCGACGCGGTCACCGTGCTGGAGGCGGCACCGGAGCGGGTCGACCCGCCCTGCCCGTACGCGCGACCGGGGCGCTGCGGCGGATGCGACCTGCAACACGTCGCCCCCGACGCCCAGCTGCGCTGGAAGGAGGCGGTGGTCCGCGAGCAGCTCGTCCGCCTCGGCGGGCTGGACGAGGCCCGGTGTGACGAGCTGGACCTGCGGGTGACGGCGTTGCCGGGCGGTCCGCTCGGCTGGCGGTCCCGGGTCCGCTACGCGGTCGACGCGGCGGGTCGTGCCGGGCTGCTCAAGCACCGCTCCCACGAGGTGGTGCCGGTCGACCGCTGTCTGATCGCCCATCCGGCGATCCAGGAGCTGCCGGTGCTCACCGCCGCCGGGGTGAGCTGGCCGGACGCCGAGGCGGTGGAGACCGTCGCCAGCACCGGCGGGGACGTGGCCGTGACCGCCGTGGCGGCCGGGGTCGGTCGCCGGGTCAGCGGCCCGGAACGGATCCGGGAGCGGGCCGCCGGCCGCGAGTGGGTGCTGCCCGCCCCGTCGTTCTGGCAGGTGCACCCCGCCGCCGCGGACGCCCTGGTCGACGCGGTGCTGGAGCTGGCAGCCCCCCGGCCGGGGGAGCGGGCCTGGGATCTCTACGGTGGCGCCGGCCTGTTCGCTGCCGCGCTTGCCGGTCGGGTGGGCGAAACCGGGCGGGTCACCCTGGTCGAGGCGGCCGGTGACGGCGTCGCGGCGGCCCGGGAGAACCTGCGCGACCTGCCCACCGTCGAGGTGGTGGCGGCCCGGGTGGAGACCGCTCTGGCCCGTCGCCGCATCACCGGCCCGGTCGACGTGGTGGTGCTCGATCCGCCCCGGACGGGGGCCGGCGCGCGGGTGGTACGCGACGTGGTGGCCGCCGGGCCGCGCGCGGTGACGTACGTCGCCTGTGATCCCGCCGCGTTCGCCCGGGACGTACGGGTCTTCGCCGAGTTGGGGTGGCGACTGGCGGCGTTGCGCGGGTACGACCTGTTTCCGATGACCCGGCACGTGGAGCTGGTCGGGCTGCTGGTGCGGGACTGACCAGGCGCTCAGTCCCGATGGTCGCCGCGCCCGGGCTGCGAGGTGCGCGAGTGCCGATAGACTCTGCGGTCATGAGTGTTGAAGAGGACACGGCCAACCACGGCCGGCTGCTGGCCACGGTGCACGGTCCCCAGGACGTCAAGCGGATGTCCGCCACCGAACTGGACATCCTCGCCGCCGAGATCCGCGACTTCCTGATCGCCAAGGTGTCGCGTACCGGTGGGCACATCGGGCCCAACCTGGGCGTGGTGGAACTCACCCTGGCCCTGCACCGGGTCTTCGACTCTCCCCGGGACCGGCTGCTGTTCGACACCGGCCACCAGGCGTACGTCCACAAGATCGTTACCGGCCGGCAGGGCGGGTTCGACCAGCTGCGCCAGCGGGGCGGGCTCTCCGGTTACCCCAGCCAGGCCGAGAGCGAGCACGACCTCATCGAGAACTCGCACGCCTCCACCGCCCTGTCGTACGCCGACGGGCTGGCCAAGGCGTACGCGCTGCGCGGCGAGTCGCGCAGCGTCGTCGCCGTGGTGGGTGACGGGGCACTGACCGGCGGCATGTGCTGGGAGGCGCTGAACAACATCGCCGCCACCGACAACCCGCTGGTCATCGTGGTCAACGACAACGGCCGCTCGTACGCCCCGACGATCGGCGGTCTGGCCCACCACCTCTCGACGCTGCGGCTCAACCCCGGCTACGAGAAGGTCCTGGACGCCGTCAAGGACGCCCTCGGGTCGACCCCGCTGGTCGGCAAGCCGATGTACGAGGTGCTGCACGCGGTCAAGAAGGGCATCAAGGACGCGGTCGCCCCGCAGGCGATGTTCGAGGACCTCGGCATCAAGTACGTCGGCCCGGTCGACGGGCACGACCTGGCTGCCGTCGAGACGGCCCTGCGGGCGGCGAAGAACTTCGGCGGCCCGGTGATCGTGCACGCGGTGACCCGCAAGGGCTACGGCTACCGCCCCGCCGAGGAGGACGAGGCGGACTGCTTCCACAGCCCGGGCGCCTTCGACATCGCCGACGGCAAGGCCACGGCCGCACCATCGGTGAAGTGGACCCACGTCTTCGCCGACGAGCTGGTCGCGATCGCGGACCAGCGGCCCGACGTGGTGGGCATCACCGCGGCGATGGCCGAGCCGACCGGCATCGCGAAGCTGGCCCGCAAGTACCCGGAGCGCACCTACGACGTGGGCATCGCCGAGCAGCACGCCGCCACCTCGGCGGCCGGCCTGGCACTCGGCG
Proteins encoded in this region:
- a CDS encoding APC family permease, producing the protein MARSTSLLKRLLVGRPFRSDRLKHTLLPKRIALPVFASDALSSVAYAPDEILLMLSIAGASAFVFSPWVALGVVVVMLTVVASYRQNVHAYPSGGGDYEVATVNLGPRAGVGVASALLVDYVLTVAVSVSSGVANLGSVIPFVATHKVLIAVTAVVLLTAVNLRGIREAGSAFAIPTYGFMIVIVGMILTGLVRIVVLGEDLRAPSADLVIAAEWHDTTGWAMAFLLLRSFSSGCAALTGVEAISNGVPAFKAPKSRNAATTLLMLGLVAVTMLVGIVWLARLTGLQFVENPALQVVSGPEGYVQKTVTAQLGETIFGPGSVLLFLVVGVTATILFVAANTAFTGFPVLGSILAQDRYLPRQLHTRGDRLAFSNGILFLAGFAILLIIGFQAEVTKLIQLYIVGVFVSFTLSQAGMIRHWNRLLRNERDPQVRSRMLRSRAINTFGMAMTGAVLVIVLITKFLLGAWIAIVAMGLIYVLMLAIRRHYNRVAVELAPDDGRPVLPARNHAIVLVSKLHQPTLRAVAYAQATRPDTLTAVTVNVDDHDTRQLQADWDRREVPIPLTVIDSPYREITRPILNYVAGVRRESPRDVVTVFIPEYVVGRWWENLLHNQSALRLKGRLLFEPGVMVTSVPWQLASTAGKDLDRMDATLGRGPVRGPRAARGATLPPSAPPPGPEREPSDGEPR
- a CDS encoding TRAM domain-containing protein — protein: MTSGLEEAERVELTVAAVAPGGHCVARVDGQVVFVRHALPGERVLAEVTEVHRGFVRADAVTVLEAAPERVDPPCPYARPGRCGGCDLQHVAPDAQLRWKEAVVREQLVRLGGLDEARCDELDLRVTALPGGPLGWRSRVRYAVDAAGRAGLLKHRSHEVVPVDRCLIAHPAIQELPVLTAAGVSWPDAEAVETVASTGGDVAVTAVAAGVGRRVSGPERIRERAAGREWVLPAPSFWQVHPAAADALVDAVLELAAPRPGERAWDLYGGAGLFAAALAGRVGETGRVTLVEAAGDGVAAARENLRDLPTVEVVAARVETALARRRITGPVDVVVLDPPRTGAGARVVRDVVAAGPRAVTYVACDPAAFARDVRVFAELGWRLAALRGYDLFPMTRHVELVGLLVRD
- the dxs gene encoding 1-deoxy-D-xylulose-5-phosphate synthase gives rise to the protein MSVEEDTANHGRLLATVHGPQDVKRMSATELDILAAEIRDFLIAKVSRTGGHIGPNLGVVELTLALHRVFDSPRDRLLFDTGHQAYVHKIVTGRQGGFDQLRQRGGLSGYPSQAESEHDLIENSHASTALSYADGLAKAYALRGESRSVVAVVGDGALTGGMCWEALNNIAATDNPLVIVVNDNGRSYAPTIGGLAHHLSTLRLNPGYEKVLDAVKDALGSTPLVGKPMYEVLHAVKKGIKDAVAPQAMFEDLGIKYVGPVDGHDLAAVETALRAAKNFGGPVIVHAVTRKGYGYRPAEEDEADCFHSPGAFDIADGKATAAPSVKWTHVFADELVAIADQRPDVVGITAAMAEPTGIAKLARKYPERTYDVGIAEQHAATSAAGLALGGLHPVVAVYATFLNRAFDQVVLDVAMHRLPVTFVLDRAGITGPDGPSHYGIWDMSVFGVVPGLRIAAPRDAATLREELREAVAVDDGPTIVRFPTGAVAADLPAVRRVGPVDVLAESARTDVLLVAVGAFGQLGMEVAARVAEQGYGVTVVDPRWVRPIPAELVELATEHRLVVTIEDGVRSGGVGDALAQAMRDADVRVPLRDLGVPPGWYPHGSRNQLLTDLGLTAQDVARDVTGWISRLDTEPVDPPHLATNPTPN